AAAGGCCATGAAACTACACGTGGGTTATACATAATTCAGGGGCCAGTTTTACGCCTGCAAATACTTGTAGCTGACCCCATAGTTTTACATGCTGAAAGCCTAAGCAGCTGTAAGGCTGTAAGACAATCATTTCAAAACCATCCAAGCATATATGCCAGCAAACATCCGTATTTAAGTTTAGGAAAGATATGTACTAGAGCCCTGTCCACCATGATCTTTTCCATTAAGTATGTGAGACTGAAATAATCAAAGGCAAGAACTTGGAAGGATAACAGGGAACTAAATTATCCATATTGCAAGAGAGAAACATAATCTAAAGAAAGCATGCGTACTTATATCCAAGGTTTAAATCTTGGGATTTCTCCATGGAACGGGACATCCAATTGTCCTGTCCCACTTAGGCAGTAGTCCCGGTAGATATCCTCTATTTTTCTCCCCCCtcgtctttcctttctttctttcatttttttttctttcctttttttctttctttttctcctatcttcctttctttcctttcctttttctttctttttcttgtcccttgctttctttttctttcctttttcttcttttgtctctttcctttcttccttctttccttccctttctttctttttcttcttccttcctttttttctttcatgtttcttctttttctttcttttcacttttttcttttcttcatttttccttcatttctttcctctttcttcttctctctctatgTGAATGGTTTTCGGAGTCTCGACCCCCTCATGGTCCTGTTTTCTTACATAAACAGGACGAGATGGCCGAGATGCCCCCCATCCTACCAAGATGTAAAACTTTGCTTATATTGAGGCAAAGGTGACATCCAACATAAGCAGTTCTGGTACCACAATAGTCACCAAGTTATGTTTTCTTTTGGGGTTGAAAGACCTTATTCTATTTAAGCAAAGAAAATATACGGATATCTGAAGTTGAATAATACGGCAATTGTCAAGATCTTAATGGCTCCATTCATTGCACACTCTGCACTTCTCAATTCCCTTATAAATTGCACAGACCCAACAGGGCTTTTGTTAAATCTGCcagttttaataataaaaaatattttgtccCTAAAAATATAGAATGCTTTAATAATATACATGAGTAAGTTGTCACTTACCCGACCAAAAAGACATCCAGAACCATAGCAGCTACCCTAAGCCCCATTGTGCCCATTAAAGTAGCACCACCATTACCTTCTGCAGAACAAGGCACCCATACAAAGTCAAGTAAAGCACTTTGCTTAATGCAATACAATTCTGAGGATATATCACCAAAGCAAGAAATAAACCTGCAAAGAATTTTCTTTGCCAGTATGATCTAAAACACTCAATATTGCAGAACAAACTCCTTAAAAgcttcttaaataatttttctagCCTTAACAATAGCCCAAGAAAATAGTAGTCTAATTAGCTTTTGCCCCAGATAAGTTTGTTGGTTCCCAAACAAAGCCAAGTCCACAACAAATTTGTGCCTAAATCCCTTCTCTAAACTCTTTCTGGTCATTGTTACCCTTCAATCTAAATCTAAGAGCCCCTCTATTCACCAAGACAATCTCTAGCCTATGTTCAACATTTAAGTTACTCCAAAGAGGTGTTTTTACAAAATTAGTCTTCATTAACATTATTTATCAGCAATTTTCatgttttgatttcctaaaggtCCAAAtgcattctttaaaaaaaattgtgaaaAAACTATTCGACCATGTACACCTACCTACTTGCTTGGAGGTTTTCGTCAACCAAAAGTTTTTCATGCATTGGACCactaaatcttaaaaaatatatatttgacatGTATTATCATAATTTAGAAGTTCTGTCACTTCCATGCCCCAACAGTTATGTTCTTGCTAAAATCTGCAGCACATTTTTTTCTTAGAAAATGCCTTCCAAGCTTTCAATTAATAAATTCCATTAGTAACCGATTACCCATTACATTTGTTCATCATGAAGTAACCAGACTATTAGACATGATTTTTGGTGTGACAATTGATTTTGAAAACTTTCCTAATGGCATATCTAAATACAGTTTAACTTTTAAGAATCATAACTCAACACATGTTTGCCCTTCAGCTTTATCATGTATGATTGCAGTTCCTAAATGAGAGATGACATCTTTCAGAAGTTGAAGATTTTTAGGTAAGGTTATCATGACAAGGTAGAATTGTGAGATCAGGGACGCTGTCATCTTTTATGACTTCCTCTAGGCATAAGTTCTAATGGATAAACAAATCTAGGTTCCCTAAGTTACAATCCTTGAGCTTTGGTTTTCGTGGGGAATATCAAATGCAAATTGTGCTCCTATAGGCAAATCACCTCCTCAAAATCTAATTATCATCCTCAGCAATCTGAGTGGAAAATGATAATAGAACTTGATTAAATATCACAAATTACACCTCACCCCACCTGGGTGAATCATTAGTGGTCTTtaatacaaaagaaagaaaagcaatacAAAGGATGTGACATATACAACTTCATAAATTGTTGATAAAAGAATGATTATGATATTTAGCAAACAAAGAAAACAACAGAAAGGTATGGAGAGGAATGGCATAAAAAGTTCAGTAGAAGGAAAGTCAGATTTGGTCCCATTTACCAAATTGCAAAGATACAATAGGCCACAGCAATAATCTGCAGAACAACAGACCTTCAAATTGCAAAGAATACAATTTTTCCGCATTCTATTTCAACTTCCCCAACTAATCAGCCAGTAATATTATGAAATATAGGATAAGCATGAATTTGCAAATTTAAAAGAGTAAACGAAGTTCACATTTTTGCTCGCAATTGCAAGAAGAATATGGCACAGCCAGTTACTCAAATGAACAATTACTGCGGACAAGCAATATGtttaaaaggaaagatgtatTTCATTGATGGTATCATGTGTGGAGTACATACCCAAATCTGAACAGGCTGTATAGAAATTAATGCAGTAGCACTTGATAGCAGCAGGGAGTGTGATCTGTCTGAAGCATAAAAGCACATAAGCAGAGAGCATTAAGTATGCAGACCTTTATTGGaagattgagaaaaataaaaacaGATAAAGCAGCCGCATAAATCACTGAGGGATTCTACTGACTATTGATGACACTAAGAACATCATTAAGGGGAAGTTGAAGAGGAGGGGCTTCTTCAATACCGGCATCAGAAAAATATCTGCTGCCTCCTTCAACTCCTGCAATAAGGAGGctaaaaaatttaatgaaaacaAGATAGAACTTTAAGTTATCATGAACCCGGGTCAGCCCGGATGAAAGCCACATTAAAAAAGTGACAGGTCCGTACAACAAAGAATTTGGTCTGGAGGATAGGATGGGAGATTTTCCAAGTTATCGAGTCATATTAATATTATTGCTCCGAGTAAAAAGAACGAAAAGAGTACAGAGTAATGGAGGAAAAGGGAATCCATGAAAGATCAGCGCCTTCATTTCCCAAGAGAAATAACTAAAAAAGGAGTTAAAAAATTGATGAATCAAGAAATTTGAGAAATTGTCCTTGGAAGGGGATAGATTCTTCAAAACCTTTACAAATCTAATCGTAACCAAGAAATCCCTAATTTGCAGTGACCAACATATTATAACTTGAGAATTTGGGTTCTCAAAACCCGAACCACTGCCGATGAAATCCCTAGTTCCCTACTTCATATCCTCCATTGACCTCCATATCCAATGAATTCTTGAGGAACCACAAGAACAACTCATCAGATGAAATACATACCAGCAAAAGAAATTAAAGAAACCTTAAAAACAAACTCTTGAAAAAGACTATAActtagaaaagagaagaaagggaagaCGAAAATGAGGGTTGAATTCACCAAGCACTACGTTCTTAGCATCAAGACTTCCTGCGGGTAACTGAAGAAGGCAGCAAACGGAGCAGCAAAGCATCCAAGATTCCGCTTCGCCATTGGACATAGCCGTCTTCTGCTTCACAATGCAGCAAACCCTCGTTCAGGAATCATCACAACCTCTTCATGTAAAAACCAACACCAAAAAAACGAAGAAAAGAAGCAAGAAAAACCCTACAAACGAAGAAGGAAGAGATAAAGAAGCTTAACCTAAACGGCCATAATCCATCTGCAGGAATAAcgataagaagaagaaagagaaaaagggtaTCACGATCCTGATAAAGAAAACCAACCGCAGACTAAGGGTTGGGAAACTTCTTGCATCGAGGATACGATAATGTGGAATGGGAAAATCGAAATTCGAAGTTGATATGCAACATTAAATAAGACGTTAATTCAGTGAAATTGATATCGTGAAAAATTAGTATAGCGAGAATAGAATAACCCTAGAAAAGAATAAAAGAGAGAGAAGCATAACGGAACAACgtcaaacaagaagaagaaaaagaagaaggcatgTGATCTTGATAAGGAAAACCAACCAGAGATTTCGGGTTGGGAGATTTCTTGAACCGAGGATAAGATAATGTGAAATGGGAacgaaggag
Above is a genomic segment from Elaeis guineensis isolate ETL-2024a chromosome 1, EG11, whole genome shotgun sequence containing:
- the LOC105039310 gene encoding uncharacterized protein; the encoded protein is MSNGEAESWMLCCSVCCLLQLPAGSLDAKNVVLGVEGGSRYFSDAGIEEAPPLQLPLNDVLSVINNRSHSLLLSSATALISIQPVQIWAYIGGRKIDPLENVELTSSSTASFLVEGIAQNTTVGIFEPESG